GTTGAACTTTTGGTGGTAATTTCAATAATTGGTCTATTGGCAACTTTAGCAATTGTAGCTTTGAAAAATACTAGAGAAAAAGCAAATATTGCCAAAACTAAAGGCGATTTAAAGCAGATTCAAACTGCGATTGAAGTTGCTCGTGATCGGGAGAATAAAGTTTTAGGGCGAGATTATCGAGATGGAAACGGCGTGACAGGAAGCGGATGCTCGGACTGTTCCTGTAGGCCTCCCAGTTACACACTTGATAGCCCTCAATGTATAACAAGTATGACAAATGCTTTTAATAAGCTCGGCTTTGCTGGATTATTAAGGGATCCTTGGGAGAGTCCCTATTTGATTGATGAGAATGAATATGAGTTTTCTGGTGATCCTTGTCGTCGGGATACTGTCAGATCAGCAGGTCCTAACCGGATGATTGGCGGCGGTGACGACTTATCTATTTATATACCTTTTTATCTTTGTGATTAGTTTTTTTAATCAAGAATTATGTCAAAAAAACCAATTATCATCGCCAATGGAAAATGAACTCTAAAAGATTAAAATCAGGTTTTACTCTTATTGAGCTTTTGGTGGTGATTTCAATAATTGGGTTGTTGTCAACTTTAGCAATTGTGGCTTTAAACAATGCCAGGGCCAAGGCGAGAGATGCGAAGAGGCTGGTAGACATGAAACAAATTCAAACTGCTTTGGATTTATATTATGATGCGAATAACCGATATCCTTCTATTTCTGGTGATGCCTGCTGTGATGGCTGGGACCAAGGACCTTGCGGTGCTGATCCATTTATTGGCGCCTTAGTGAATGAAGGGTTAATGAGTAATGTTCCTACAGACCCAAGTGGTGGCTCTGGTACAGGTTGCTATGGCTATGCCTATTATCGCTATGGGGCGGGGAGTTATGGCTGTGATCCTTTGCACGGCGCTTATTATGTTTTAGGCGTGCGGGATATGGAAACCAGTGGCAGACCCCATCCAAATAGCCCTGGCTGGAGTTGTCCTTCGCGAGATTGGCAGGGAGAGTTCGATTGGGTGATAGGTAAATTTGAACGTTAGTCGAGCGTTACTTGTAGACAAAAAATAACATAGATACTATGCTCCAAAAACCCATTATCATCGCTAACTGGAAAATGAATCTTGAACAAGTCAAGCGGCTTTTTAAAGTGGTAAAGAAAGTTATCCCCAGTCAAGCACTTGACAAAATTTTTAGATTTGCTATACTTAAAGTAATTAATCTCACTGCGTTCCTTTCCCGGGCAACCGGGGTCGACCGCAGTTTTTTTTATTTAAAAAATCGACATGAAGAAAAAGGCTATTATTTTCATTGACGGTAGTAATTTCTACTACCGCTTAAAGAATTTATCTAAAAAGTCAAAAAGATTGAAACATATTTCACTTTTAAGTTTTGACTATAGAGGTTTTTGCGAATGGCTTTGCAGAGATTTTGAAATAATTGACATTAGATATTACATTGGCGCAGTGAAGAGAAGGAGAAATAATCCGAAAAGTAAGGTTATGCATGCTAATCAACAAAAATTGTTTAGGCGGTTGCAGAAACGTAGAGTAAAAGTAATTACGGGGCAATTAATCCAACATCCGGATAAAACCTATCACGAAAAAGGCGTTGATGTTAGAATTGCGGTAGAGATGATTAGATTCGCCAGATTGAATAAATACGATACCGCTTTTTTGATTAGTTCGGATACTGATTTAGTTCCAGCGGTTGAGGAGGTTTTTTCCTTTGGCAAAAAAGTAAAATACATTTGCGCCAATGAGCGCCAGTCATTTGGTCTGACCAAAACTGCTGGCGATTATTTAGTGTTGCGCGAGGACGATATTAAAATGTTTTTATAATTTTCCGTTTTGCTATGCCGAAAAAACCAATTATCATCGCTAACTGGAAAATGAACCTTGGGGTGAGGGAGAGTGTTGATTTAGTAAAGGCTGTTAATGATCAAGGCGCAGTAAGTAACAATGAAGTTGAGATAGTGGTTTGTCCATCCTTTACTGCTTTGGCATCTGTATCAGACTCCCTGCATCTAAAGTCTGATATCAAACTTGGCGCTCAAAATGTTTTTTGGGAATATAAGGGCGCCTTTACTGGCGAGATTTCCCCCTTAATGTTAAAAGAGTTAGGCTGTGAGTATGTGATTATTGGCCATTCGGAACGTCGCGGGCATCTGGGAGAGACCGACGAAATGGTACACAAGAAGGCAAAAGCGGTTTTAGATGCGGGGCTTATTCCGATAATTTGTGTTGGTGAAAATTTTGATGAACGTCAAAAAGGTCAAAAAGATTATGTTATTATGAAGCAAATGAACCAGGCTTTAGAGGGTTTGCGTCTGTCAGAAGACAGCAAAATAATTATTGCTTATGAGCCGGTTTGGGTGATTGGTTCTGGGCAGGCTATTGAGGCTGAAGAGGCCGAGCATACCCATATAATAATTGAGAGTTATTTGTTGGACATATATTCACCCGATACATTGGCTAAGAAATTAAGAGTTATTTATGGCGGCAGTGTGGATAAGAATAATGTGGCTGAATTTATTGGGCAGAAAACCATTGACGGCGTCCTTGTTGGCGGAGCCAGCCTCAAGGTCGAAGAGTTTGTCGGATTGATTAAGGCAGTGCAAAGGATTGCCTAGCTGGTTTATTTGCAGGAGGTTTGAATTTATTATTTATTATTTTAAAATAACCGTAGTTAATAAATTGTTAATAAAGTTAATAGAGTTAATAAATTTGTAAGGCATCTCGTTTTCTTATTAACTTTATTAACAACTTTATTAACTTTATTAATTACCGTGTTAGCATCTAAACTAAATTTTTTATTATGTTAGTCCATATCAAAGAAGTCATCTCCTGGGCCCAGAAGAAAAAATGTGCTGTTGGGGCTTTTAATACCTCTAATTTGGAGACAACTTTGGGAATTGTTAATGGTGCGATTAAGGCTAAGAAGCCAATCATTATTCAAGTCTCGGAAACAGCGATTAAATACGCTGGCCTTAAACCGATCACCCATATTGTAGAAACAGTGGCAAAAAACGAGGCTGTTAATGTTCCGGTAGCTCTCCACCTAGATCATGGTAAAAGCTTTCACTCGGTTGCCGAATGTATTCATGCTGGGTTTTCTTCAATTATGATTGACGCATCCGATGTTCCGTTTGATGAAAATGTAGTCCTAACCAAGCAAGCTGTTGATTATGCTCATAAATACGATGTTTGGGCTCAGGGCGAATTAGGCCAAGTAAAAGGTTGGGAGGACAATGTCTTTTCCGAAAAAGGGTTTTTAACCGATCCAAAAGAGGCCCAAGAGTTTGTTGAAAAAACAGGTATAAATACTTTGGCTGTTGCTATCGGTAATGTGCACGGAGTTGAGAAGATAAGGAAAGGGTTACCCAGGTTGGACATTAAAAGATTAAAGGAAATCAATGCAAAGATTAAAGTACCCTTAGTTTTGCATGGGGCTTCGGGTTTGGGTAGGGATCAGATTTTTCAAGCCGTGGCAAATGGCATACGAATTATTAACATTGATACAGAAATTAGGCTTATCTTTACCACAACCCTTCGTCGGGTTTTATCCCAACATAAAGAAGAGATTGATATTAGAAATCTTATGCCCCAGCCGATGGAGGCGGTTCAGCGTCTTGTTGAGAGAAAAGTAAAAATGTTCGCGTTGGAGGCTTGAAAACATTAAAGCACGAGAGCACGAGAACATTAAAGCAAATTGCTTTTATGCTTTTATGCTTTTATGCTTTTATGCTTTAATAAAAAAGTATGATATACAATATTTTACCAATCATAATTATTATATTAAGCCTAGCGGTTATAATAATTATTTTAATAAGGAGGGTACCGGATGTAACCAATCTTAATGTTGAACAATTGCCAGAAGAAAAACAGAAAAAGGTCAAGAGGGCATTGATACAAAATAAACTGGATCGTAAATTGGACAAAATTAGTCCAAACTTACAAAAAGTCAACCAGGGGTTGGCGGCTTTAAAAAAGTTTTTTGAGGGCATAGAAAAGAAAATTCTGGCTGTTGAACATAAATATTCCCAGAAACACAAAAAAATAATACAAAATGAGCCAGAAAAATTTCAAGATAAGGTCGTTGTTCTATTGGGGGCGGCAGAAAGCCTAGTGGCTCAGGATAAGTTAGATGAGGCCGAGAAGAAATATATAGAGATTATTGGATTCGACCCCCAAAATATAGATTCCTATAGGGGCTTGGCTGGCATTTATTTAAAGCAAAAGAATTTTAGTGAGGCTAAGCAAGCACTTGAGCATGTTTTAAAATTGCTTAAAAATAATCAGACAGAAAAGGTTGTTGAAGATTATATTAATTTGGGTATGATTTATAGAGAGTTGGGCGAGCAAGCAAAGGCATTAGCAAGTTTTAAAAAAGCTTTGAAATTAGAGCCAAACAATCCCCGAAGCCTTGACCTTTTGTGTGAAATGAGTATAATAGTTAGAGACAAAAAATCAGCCCTATATGCTTATAAGCGGCTTAAAGAGGTTAACCCCGAGAATCAGAAATTAGAAGAATTTAAGAAAAAGACAGGGGAGTTGAGTTAGTAAGTGCCCAGATAGCTCAGTTGGTAGAGCAACTCCATGGTAAGGAGTAGGTCAGCGGTTCGAGTCCGCTTCTGGGCTCCAGATTAATCAGGAATGAAAAGACAATACTAACACAATACTAACAGTTTGTATTTACGGCCAGATTTGATATAATGAAAGCATGGCTACTATTCCTGATAAAAAATTAGCAATTATCGCGAATTACTACGCGGAAGGGCATAGCGCCAGAGAAGTTGCAGATAAGTTTGGGTTTTCAATAGACGCGGTTTACTATTTTTTTCGTAAACACAAGATACCCAGGCGTGAACCTCGGGAGAACAGTATTATATTGTTTAACAAGAAACCGGCTTCTTTTAATGTTAAAAAGAGACTTTCTATTGAAGAGAGGGAGTTGAAACTCGCGGGCATAATGCTATATTGGGGAGAGGGTTCGCAGTGGCCGGGAGAGACAGCTGTAGATTTTGCGAATAGCAACCCGGGAATGATAAAGATTTTTCTTACTTTTTTAAGAATGATTTGCGGGGTTGCTGATAGTAAATTAAGAATTTATTTGTATTGTTATGCAAATCAAAAGCCAAAAAAATTAATGAGATATTGGTCAGCTCTCACTAAAATATCACTGCAGCAGTTTAACAAACCATATGTTAGGCGGGACTTCAAGGAGAGTAAAATCGGTAAAATGAAATATGGCCTTATCCACATCAGATATCATGATAAAAAGTTATTGTTATTGATAAAAAAATGGATATCTGATTTCGTGGATAGATATTAATGTTAGGGGTCGGTACCAAAGTGGTTAACTGGGCGTGACTGTAAATCACGTGGTTTTATACCTACGCAGGTTCGAATCCTGCCCGGCCCACCATTAAAAAATAAAAAACCAAAAATAAAATAATATAAAAATATAAAAATATCCGCCAAAGGCGGATCTCCTCCAAGGGCGGATGGGCCTCTAATCCAAGCCCCTGGCTGACAAGAATACCCGCCAGAGGCGGATAAACCTCTGGTTGATAAAAATAAAATAATAAAAACTCATCTCGTCCTATTTATTTTTATATTTTTATATTTTTATATTATTTTATTTTTTAACCCAATCCCATGAAAAATTATTTAAGGCCTTTAGGGCAATTTGTTAATTACCAAAGTATTATTATTCCTGGCATTCTTTTGATGGGAATCAACATTGGTTTGCTGGCCGCCTTTTTGGTCTGTTTTATGCTCTTTTCTTTTTTACAAAACGAGTTGCTCGGGGGGCTGTCATATCCGGTTTTACCAGCAATCGCAGTTTTGTTTTTTGTTATAGCAAGCGTAAAACTTTGGTATGATTTCGGTATTTTAATCAAAGAAAAGGTCAAAGAAAAGCCTAAGAAAGAAAAGATTAAAGAATCCCTTATTATTGATTTTATTGGCCTTCTGCCCTTGCTGTTTTTGGTGCTTCTAAATAATGTGATTGTTGGCTTAAAACGTTTAGCCAACCCGGGTTCAGTCACTGGTGAATTTTTAGCTAATACCGTGATTGTAATAATTGCTTTAGTGATTCAAGTTTTGATTGTGGAGTCAGCCGTGTTCAGTAAAAAGAGCGAGGCGGCGCAAGAAAAAGTTGTTATTCCAGACGAAAAATTAACATAAAAACATGCCTATTTTAGATATAAAAAAATATCCCGCTCCCATCCTTAAGACCAGGGCGGAAAAGGTCAGAGAGGTTAATTCAGAAATCAAACAGTTAGCCCAGGACATGATTGAAACAACACAAGATAGTAATGGAGCTGGTCTATCAGCGCCCCAGGTAGGGGTAAGCAAAAGGATAATTGTAGCCGACGCGGGCGATGTCCCATGCGTTTTTATTAACCCAGAAATTTTAAAAAGAAAAGGTAAAGAAATAGCAGAAGAAGGCTGTTTAAGTTTTCCGGGTATTTTTTTTAAAATCAAAAGGGCTAGTGAGATAACTTGTAGATTTTTAGATGAGAATGGCAGGCGGCAAGAAATGGAGATTAAAGGATTACTGGCGCGTATTGTTCAGCACGAGACTGATCATCTGGATGGCATTCTTATTATTGACAGAGTGAATTTTTTAAAACGCAGGAAGGCGTTGGGGGAGTACAATAAACAAAAGTAAAAAATGTTAAAAAAGACCTTAAAATTAATTTTAATAATTATCTTAATTTTTTTAATTGGGTTTGTGCTGGTGCGACTCTCTGTGGTTTAAATTTGCGGGGTATAGCTCAGTTGGTAGAGTGCACCGTTCGGGACGGTGAAGTCGCCGGTTCAGTCCGGCTACCCCGACCAGGGTCATAATGGGCAGGCGGGGATGATGAAGTCGTCCCAGTCGCAACCGGGACTACTGCGACGATACGCGTTCTACCCGGTAATTAATAATGCAAAAACATTTGACATGAGAGAGCAACTTAAAAAGTATAAAACAAAAGTAGAACAAAAATTAGCAGGTTTTTTTGATAAAAAGATTGCTGACACAAAGGGTTTCAATAAAGAGATTTTAAAACATTTGAAAGAATTCACTTTACGGGGCAAGAGTAAAAGAATTCGCGCCTTTTTAATTTTTACGGGTTACGAGGCATTCGGGGGCGGGAACCAAAAGGAGATTGTCAAAGCCTCAATGTCTATTGAGCTTATCCATAGTTTTTTTCTGATTCATGATGATATCATTGACCAGGATGAATTGCGTCGAGGCAAACCCACTTTTCATAAAGGATTTGAAAAATATAAAGATAAACATTTTGGAGAATCAATTGCTATTATTGCTGGTGATATTGCTCATACCCTAGCCATAGAAAGTTTTTTAAGTACCAATTTTTCCTTAGGCAAGAAATTAAAAGTTCTACAAAAAATCAATCAAATGATTTTAGATTCTTGCGAAGGAGAAAATTTAGATATATTATTACCCGTTCAAAAAAAACAGTCCAGTCAGAAAGATATCCTTAGGGTGTATGAATACAAAACAGCCAAGTATACTTTTGAAGCCCCCCTGCATATCGGAGCTTTACTGGCCGGAGCAACTGATAAAGATCTAAAAGCATTAAGCGATTATTCCATACCTTTGGGAATCGCTTTTCAAATTCAAGATGATATTTTAGGAGTATTTGGTGATGAACGGGAAATCGGCAAGCCGGTCGGCTCGGATATTCGGGAAGGAAAGAAGACCTTGCTTGTTTGGAAGGCGCTTCAAAGCGCTAATCAAACCCAAAAGAAAAAATTATCGCAGATTTTTAATCAAGAGAAAATTTCTAAAAAAGAAGTTAATGAGATAAGGCAAATTATGATTGACTCCGGCGCTTTAGGCTGGACACAGGACAATGCTAAAAAATTGGGTTACGGGGCGCAAAAACAAATATCATCCTTATCTCGCATTAATCCAAAAGCAAAAAAAGTTTTACTCGAACTAATAGATTACATTATAAATAGAACCAACTAAACATGTCAAAAATTATTCCTAAACATATTGCCATTGTTATGGATGGCAATCGTCGTTGGGCCCGTGAACAAGGTCTTGCTTTACTTCAAGGCCATCTGGCCGGCTATGATAAATTAAAACAAGTAGGGGATTGGTGTTTAAAGAGAGGAATTAAAATTTTAACCATTTATGCTTTTTCTACGGAAAATTGGAATCGGAAAAAGAACGAAGTGAATTATTTGATGCGGCTGTTAAAAATTGGATTAACCAAGGAATCCAAAGAATTTTATAAAAGAGGCATTCAGCTACGTGTTTTTGGCCGAATTTCTGGATTATCAAAAGATTTGCAAACAGCCATAAAAGAAGCCGTGGAAAAAACCAAAACCAACACCAAAAGTATCTTAAACATAGCAATAAATTATGGCGGTCGGGCGGAAATCGTGGATGCGATTAAAAATATAGTTGCTAAAGAAATTCCTGCGTCAAAAATAGATGAGGAAACAGTAAATGAAAATATTTATACAGCTGGCCTGCCGGACCCAGAGTTAATCATTCGGACTTCTGGAGAATACCGGCTTTCAGGATTTTTAACTTGGCAATCTGTGTATTCGGAATTATATTTTTGCCCCAAGTATTGGCCGGCGTTCAGTGAGAAAGATTTGGACGAAGCCTTGGAAGAATACGCCAGAAGGCAGAGGCGGTTTGGGAAGTAAGTTGGCGGTAACTAAGTAATTAAGTAACCAAGTAATCAAGTAATCGGGGGGACCACCTTTGTTAAATTTTTAAATTGGATGTAAAATAGAATTAAAGTTCAGTCATAAATCATCACATTTTCATGCAAAATAGAACCCTTTATTTTGGCGACAATTTAGAAATATTAAAAAAGAAGATTCCTGACGAGAGTTTTGATTTGATTTATCTTGATCCCCCATTTAACTCTAGCAGAAGTTACAATGTTTTATTTAAAGAAGGCCTGCAAGATAGCCCGGCCCAAATCAGGGCTTTTGAAGATTCTTGGCACTGGACAAGGGATTCAAAACAGGCCTTTGATTATTTAGTTAGAAAAACCAATCAGAATATTTCCAATTTAATGCTTGCTTTGGAACAAATACTTGGCCATAATGATGTACTCGCATATCTAAGCATGATGACCGTGCGTTTGATAGAGTTGCATCGTGTTTTAAAAAAGACCGGCAGTTTGTATTTACACTGTGACCCAACCGCCAGTCATTATCTAAAAATTGTTCTAGATGTGATTTTTGGAAAGAGGAATTTTAGAAATGAAATTGTATGGACATATAGACGGTGGCCGGCAAAATCAAGAGCTTTCCAACGGATGCATGATATATTATTCTTTTATGTAAAAGATGGTAAAAATTCATACACTTTTAACACTATTTATCAACCGCTTGCTGATATTACTGTGAAAATACATAAGGGCAAAAAGCAACGAGCTACTTTTATTGATGGCAGAAGATTATCGAGAGATCAAGAGGAAGAATCCGTTGGTACCCCCCTCCCTGATTACTGGTATATACCTGCAATTGCCGGGCATGCAAAGGAGCGGTTAGGATACCCTACGCAAAAACCTGAGGCATTGTTAAAAAGAATCATTGAAGTGTCATCTAATCAAGGAGATTGGATTTTAGATCCATTTTGTGGTTGTGGTACAACAATAGCAGTAGCGGAAAAATTAGAGAGAAACTGGGTTGGTATAGATATTACCGTTTTGGCAATAAACTTAATAAAACACCGATTAAGAGGTCAAAATGGATTAGGTCGCAAACAAATCCACGTTGATGGCTTGCCCACGGATTTAACTAGTGCCAAAGAATTATTCAAAAAAGATCCATTTGAATTTGAGTATTGGGCTTTAGATATGGTTAATGCAATGCCAGCCCAAAGCAAGAGTAAAGAAAATATGAGAGGCGCGGATAAGGGGATTGATGGAATTATTAGATTTCACAGAGACAAATTAAACGGTAAGTCAGAGTATGGTCAAGCAATCGTTCAAGTTAAGGGCGGCAAGGTGCAGAGAAATCAAATCGCAACTTTAAAAAGCGATGTTGAGCGAGAAAAAGCCGAAGCTGGAATTTTTATAACTCTAGAAAAAGCAACCAAACCAATGCAGGAGGAGGCAATAGATGCCGGGACTTTTACTGTACCCTTAACTAACAAATTCGAATTTCCTAAAATTCAAATTTTGACCGTAGAAGAATTATTGCAAGGCAAAAGACCAAATTTACCTCGCGGATTAGTAAAAAATTATTATAAAGAAGCAAAACCGAGTAGTGTCAGCAAAGATGATGCGAAGACAATGGGATTTATGCCCATGCTTTAAAAATTAATTTAAAAAGTTTTTTTAGACATTTTTTTATTTCCAAACAGTTTTTAAAAAGCTGTTTTTTATTTGAATTTTTTACTTTTGAAATGCTAAAATAACCCTATGCCAGATTTATTTGATAAAAATTTGCAAAAAGATTTTCCCTTAGCCGATCGCATTCGGGCTGAGAAATTTAGCGAATTTATGGGTCAGGATTATTTGATTGGTAAGGACAAACTTTTGCGCCGGGCAATCGAAAAAAAAGATGAGTTGCCTTCAATAATCAATAAAAAAACAGGGTTTATCCCGTGAAATATTATGTCGCAGTCGGTTACATTAGCTACTCAAATGCGGCATATTTTATTATTTTCAATTTCATCAAAAGTTCCTGTTAAATCAGGTAAAACTCGCAATGGCAGTGTTTGGTCGGGTTATCCGCAATGCGATTGGGTCGCGCGCGGGTTACAAAGCGGAACTCCGCCTAAAATCTTTGGTCCGGTCAATCTCCTTTAAGATTTGTTTGCGAAGCCGGATATTACCGGGTGTAATTTCCAGATACTCGTCGTCGTGCATGATTTCCATTCCCCGCTCAATTGAAAGCCGTAACGGCGGCGTCAAGTGGATTGCTTCATCAGAACCGGATGCGCGCATGTTGGTTAGATGTTTACCTTTAATCGGGTTAACAGCCATATCATTACCTTTGGCAACATTTCCGATCACCATACCTTCATAGGTCTCAATGTTGGGCTCGATGTACAGCTGTCCTCTAGTTTGCAAATTAGCCATAGAATATGCGGAAGTTTTGCCGGTTGCCATCGAAATCATTGAGCCCACTGCTCGTTTTTTTATCTCTCCTACATGAGGTTTAAAGCCGATCACATGAGATGCCAAGATACCGTTGCCCTTAGTATCAATAATAAAATCGCCGCGATATCCAAGCAAACCGCGCGTTGGTATTTCAAATAAAATCCGCACATGGTTTTCATGATGGTGCATGTTTACCATCTTGCCTCCGCGCTTGGACATTTTTTCAATAACCGAACCGGAAAATTCAGACGGCAGATCAATTGTCACTTCTTCAAAAGGTTCAGACAAAACGCCGTCAATTTCTTTCGTAATAACGTGCGGCTGGGAAACCTGCATTTCGTATCCTTCCCGGCGCATATTCTCAAGCAAAATCGCAATGTGCATTTCACCGCGGCCGGAAATATGGTAGCGGTCTTTAAAAGAAAAATCAATTTTCAAACCAACATTCACTTCAAGCTCTTTATGCAAGCGCTCGTTTATTTGGCTGTTAGTGACAAACTTGCCGTCGCGTCCGGCAAATGGAGAGTTGTTGACTAATAAATCAAGAGAAATAGCCGGCGGGTCAATTGAGATCGCCGGCAGCGGTTTTTGATCCGCGGTCTCGCAAATAGTCTCGCCAATATCAATATCAGGAATACCGGCGATCATCACCAAGTCCGCGGCGTCGGCGGTTTCAATGTCTTGGCGAACAAAACCTTGGAAGGTGTAAATTTTGGTAATAGTCGCTGTTCGGGTTTCGCCGGCAGCATTTTTAATCATAATCTTTTGTCCTCTGGAAGCCCGGCCTTCATAAATTCTGCCAATTGCCAAACGGCCCAGATAATCATCATACGCCAGGTTGAACGGCTGCATGCGCAAAGGAGCGCTAGTGTCGCTCGGCGCCGGCTGGACTTGCTCCAAAATAGTATCAAGCAGCGGTTCAAGACTGCTTGAATCGTCAGTCATTTTCTTTTTAGCAATGCCTTCAGTGCCGATGGCGTAAACGGTTACAAAATCAAGCTGTTCGTCGTTTGCTTCCAGATCAATAAAAAGATCCAGCACTTCATCGCGCGCCTTATCCGTGTCAGCAGCCGGTTTATCAATTTTGTTTAAAACCACAATCGGTTTTAATCCCAGTTCAAGTGATTTTTTCAAAACAAATCTGGTTTGCGGCATCGGCCCTTCTTGGGCGTCAACAACCAAAATCACCGAATCAATCGAGCGCAATACCCGCTCAACTTCCGAGCTAAAATCAGCGTGGCCGGGCGTGTCAATGATATTAATTTTAGTGCCTTTGTAAATTAATGAAGCGTTTTTGGAATAAATGGTAATGCCGCGCTCTTTTTCCAAGTCGTTTGAGTCCATGCTAACGCCTTCCTCAACCATGCCGGTTTGGCGCATCATCCCGTCAACTATCGTGGTTTTTCCGTGGTCAACGTGAGCAATAATTGCGATGTTTCTTGTTTCTTTGTAATTCATGTTTGTAATTTAGTGATTTTTCCGGCGGTTATTTTTGTCTCCCTTTGGGAGATCCCTCGCCTGGAGATTAAATTTTTTATTTCTTGCGAATTTTTGGCTTCGTCCTCTTTTATTCCATTGTCTGCCGCGCGGGCTTCGTTTTAAATTATTGTTTTGGTTATAGTTGTTAAAGCGCTTTTTGTTTTGGTTGCCTTGTTTAGAAGCATAGGAATCATATTCTGGCTCTGCCAATTTGGTTAGCGGAATTGTTTTTTTAATGATTCGTTCAATTTTTTTAACTTCGCGCATCTCGGTGGGGGACACGAAACTAATGGCTTGGCCTGCATTGCCGGCGCGTCCAGTCCGGCCAATCCGATGAACATAATCTCCGGCGTTTTCCGGCAAATCAAAATTTAAAACTAATTCAATGCCCTTAACATCAATGCCGCGAGCGGCAATGTCGGTGGCAACCAACACTCGGACTCCGCCATTTTTGAAAGCTCTCAAAGCATTGCTGCGCTGGCTAAGCGAACGGTTAGAGTGAATTTCGGCAGCGGTATGGCCCATTTGTCTAATTTTAATCGTTAATTTTCTTACCCCATGCTTAGTGCGGCAAAAAATTAAAACGGAACCGTGATATGACGTTAATATTTTTTCCAATTGGGCAACGCGCTTTTCCTTGCTGATAATGACCATCTCTTGATTTATATTTTCCGCTGGCGTGCCTGATGGCGCCACTTCAATATTAATCGGCAGCTTCATGTGTTTTGCCACTAATGACATAATAGCCGGCGGCATCGTCGCTGAAAACAACATCGTCTGTCTTTCCCTTGGAACTGATTTTAAAATTTCATTAATCTGCGGCGCAAAACCAATATCAAACATCATATCAGCTTCGTCTAAAACCAAGATTTTAATATCGCTAAGATTAATTGAATGGCTCTTGATGTGGTCAATCAAACGTCCAGGGGTGGCGATAATGATACGCGGTTTTTGCCGAAGAGTTCTTAATTGAATGTTTTTTGGTTCGCCGCCAATCAATACTGCCGTTCGTAAGCCAAACCTAGCGCCGATATTTTTTAAATGCATATTAGCCTGGCTGGCCAGCTCGCGCGTTGGCAACAACAACAAGCCGCGGCCTCCAATTTGGCTCAACCGTTGAATCATCGGGATGCCAAAAGCCAAGGTTTTGCCGGTTCCGGTTTGGGCAATGCCA
This sequence is a window from Patescibacteria group bacterium. Protein-coding genes within it:
- a CDS encoding polyprenyl synthetase family protein; its protein translation is MREQLKKYKTKVEQKLAGFFDKKIADTKGFNKEILKHLKEFTLRGKSKRIRAFLIFTGYEAFGGGNQKEIVKASMSIELIHSFFLIHDDIIDQDELRRGKPTFHKGFEKYKDKHFGESIAIIAGDIAHTLAIESFLSTNFSLGKKLKVLQKINQMILDSCEGENLDILLPVQKKQSSQKDILRVYEYKTAKYTFEAPLHIGALLAGATDKDLKALSDYSIPLGIAFQIQDDILGVFGDEREIGKPVGSDIREGKKTLLVWKALQSANQTQKKKLSQIFNQEKISKKEVNEIRQIMIDSGALGWTQDNAKKLGYGAQKQISSLSRINPKAKKVLLELIDYIINRTN
- the uppS gene encoding di-trans,poly-cis-decaprenylcistransferase, whose protein sequence is MPKHIAIVMDGNRRWAREQGLALLQGHLAGYDKLKQVGDWCLKRGIKILTIYAFSTENWNRKKNEVNYLMRLLKIGLTKESKEFYKRGIQLRVFGRISGLSKDLQTAIKEAVEKTKTNTKSILNIAINYGGRAEIVDAIKNIVAKEIPASKIDEETVNENIYTAGLPDPELIIRTSGEYRLSGFLTWQSVYSELYFCPKYWPAFSEKDLDEALEEYARRQRRFGK
- a CDS encoding restriction endonuclease, with translation MQNRTLYFGDNLEILKKKIPDESFDLIYLDPPFNSSRSYNVLFKEGLQDSPAQIRAFEDSWHWTRDSKQAFDYLVRKTNQNISNLMLALEQILGHNDVLAYLSMMTVRLIELHRVLKKTGSLYLHCDPTASHYLKIVLDVIFGKRNFRNEIVWTYRRWPAKSRAFQRMHDILFFYVKDGKNSYTFNTIYQPLADITVKIHKGKKQRATFIDGRRLSRDQEEESVGTPLPDYWYIPAIAGHAKERLGYPTQKPEALLKRIIEVSSNQGDWILDPFCGCGTTIAVAEKLERNWVGIDITVLAINLIKHRLRGQNGLGRKQIHVDGLPTDLTSAKELFKKDPFEFEYWALDMVNAMPAQSKSKENMRGADKGIDGIIRFHRDKLNGKSEYGQAIVQVKGGKVQRNQIATLKSDVEREKAEAGIFITLEKATKPMQEEAIDAGTFTVPLTNKFEFPKIQILTVEELLQGKRPNLPRGLVKNYYKEAKPSSVSKDDAKTMGFMPML
- the typA gene encoding translational GTPase TypA → MNYKETRNIAIIAHVDHGKTTIVDGMMRQTGMVEEGVSMDSNDLEKERGITIYSKNASLIYKGTKINIIDTPGHADFSSEVERVLRSIDSVILVVDAQEGPMPQTRFVLKKSLELGLKPIVVLNKIDKPAADTDKARDEVLDLFIDLEANDEQLDFVTVYAIGTEGIAKKKMTDDSSSLEPLLDTILEQVQPAPSDTSAPLRMQPFNLAYDDYLGRLAIGRIYEGRASRGQKIMIKNAAGETRTATITKIYTFQGFVRQDIETADAADLVMIAGIPDIDIGETICETADQKPLPAISIDPPAISLDLLVNNSPFAGRDGKFVTNSQINERLHKELEVNVGLKIDFSFKDRYHISGRGEMHIAILLENMRREGYEMQVSQPHVITKEIDGVLSEPFEEVTIDLPSEFSGSVIEKMSKRGGKMVNMHHHENHVRILFEIPTRGLLGYRGDFIIDTKGNGILASHVIGFKPHVGEIKKRAVGSMISMATGKTSAYSMANLQTRGQLYIEPNIETYEGMVIGNVAKGNDMAVNPIKGKHLTNMRASGSDEAIHLTPPLRLSIERGMEIMHDDEYLEITPGNIRLRKQILKEIDRTKDFRRSSAL
- a CDS encoding DEAD/DEAH box helicase, producing MEKIKSDSFNFSNLGIAPKILDILQKWGFNQPTLIQSKSIPLAIKGNDLVGIAQTGTGKTLAFGIPMIQRLSQIGGRGLLLLPTRELASQANMHLKNIGARFGLRTAVLIGGEPKNIQLRTLRQKPRIIIATPGRLIDHIKSHSINLSDIKILVLDEADMMFDIGFAPQINEILKSVPRERQTMLFSATMPPAIMSLVAKHMKLPINIEVAPSGTPAENINQEMVIISKEKRVAQLEKILTSYHGSVLIFCRTKHGVRKLTIKIRQMGHTAAEIHSNRSLSQRSNALRAFKNGGVRVLVATDIAARGIDVKGIELVLNFDLPENAGDYVHRIGRTGRAGNAGQAISFVSPTEMREVKKIERIIKKTIPLTKLAEPEYDSYASKQGNQNKKRFNNYNQNNNLKRSPRGRQWNKRGRSQKFARNKKFNLQARDLPKGDKNNRRKNH